In a genomic window of Bordetella petrii:
- the treZ gene encoding malto-oligosyltrehalose trehalohydrolase, with amino-acid sequence MDDAAPMFGAQAMPDGTTRFRLWAPSAPPALALEIEGRTPIPLQPDETGWVQADVACPPGTRYRYRLDAEHAVPDPASRQQADDVHGYSIVSAADGYAWRHPDWTGRPWQEAVIYEVHAGLAGGFAGLQQRLPELAALGITVVELMPIADFPGRRNWGYDGVLPFAPDACYGTPRQLKELVDAAHALGMCMMLDVVYNHFGPTGNYLPAYARQFFRDDVQTPWGPAIDFRQPQVCRFFEENALYWLTEYRFDGLRLDAVHAIATPEWLPRLARYVRSHIPASRHIHLVVENDDNRASLLRQGYDAQWNDDAHHVLHHLLTGETHGYYADYAAQPAAMLARCLSEGYAYQGQSTLRDAARHRGEPSADLPSTAFVLFLQNHDQTGNRAFGERLLTLAARRQPALRAAIALQLLAPHIPLIFMGEECGARAPFLYFTDHADPALAQAVRDGRQREFRFGAAPRRTGWQLPDPNDPDTYASSYPWVEEPEAVHWQDYYQALLKVRQRLIAPRLAGARAEAANVLGPSAVAAHWRLGDGARLSLYVNLGDEDVAPVHAALPGEAAVLLFQSCAGAYDALAGGSLPAECTLCIMEEPR; translated from the coding sequence GTGGACGACGCCGCGCCCATGTTCGGCGCGCAGGCCATGCCGGATGGCACGACGCGCTTTCGCCTGTGGGCGCCGTCCGCGCCGCCTGCCCTGGCGCTTGAAATAGAAGGACGCACGCCCATTCCATTGCAGCCCGACGAGACAGGCTGGGTCCAGGCAGACGTGGCGTGCCCGCCCGGCACGCGCTACCGTTACCGGCTCGACGCAGAACACGCCGTGCCGGACCCCGCATCGCGCCAGCAGGCCGATGACGTGCACGGCTACAGCATCGTCTCCGCCGCGGACGGCTACGCCTGGCGGCACCCCGACTGGACGGGCAGGCCGTGGCAGGAAGCCGTCATCTATGAAGTGCACGCCGGGCTCGCGGGCGGCTTTGCCGGCTTGCAGCAACGCTTGCCGGAGCTGGCCGCGCTGGGCATCACCGTGGTGGAACTCATGCCCATCGCCGATTTTCCCGGCCGGCGCAACTGGGGCTACGACGGTGTGCTGCCCTTCGCGCCCGACGCTTGCTACGGCACGCCGCGTCAACTGAAAGAACTGGTGGATGCGGCCCATGCATTGGGGATGTGCATGATGCTCGATGTCGTCTACAACCATTTCGGCCCCACAGGAAACTACCTGCCCGCCTACGCCCGCCAGTTCTTTCGCGACGACGTGCAGACGCCCTGGGGCCCCGCCATCGATTTCCGGCAACCGCAGGTGTGCCGTTTTTTCGAAGAAAATGCCCTGTACTGGCTGACGGAGTACCGCTTCGACGGCCTGCGGCTGGATGCCGTGCATGCCATCGCCACGCCAGAGTGGCTGCCCCGACTGGCGCGCTACGTGCGCAGCCACATTCCGGCGTCACGGCACATACACCTGGTGGTCGAGAACGACGATAATCGCGCGTCGCTGCTACGGCAGGGCTACGATGCCCAATGGAACGACGACGCGCATCACGTGCTGCACCATCTGCTTACGGGCGAGACTCACGGCTACTACGCCGACTACGCCGCGCAACCTGCCGCCATGCTGGCGCGCTGCCTGTCCGAAGGTTATGCCTACCAGGGTCAATCCACGCTGCGCGATGCGGCGCGGCATCGCGGCGAGCCCAGCGCCGACCTGCCGTCCACGGCGTTCGTGCTGTTCCTGCAGAATCATGACCAGACCGGCAACCGCGCCTTCGGCGAACGCCTGCTGACGCTCGCCGCCCGGCGCCAGCCAGCCCTGCGGGCCGCCATCGCCCTGCAGCTGCTGGCGCCGCACATCCCGCTGATTTTCATGGGCGAGGAATGCGGCGCGCGGGCGCCGTTCCTGTATTTCACCGATCATGCCGATCCTGCCCTGGCGCAGGCCGTGCGCGACGGCAGGCAGCGCGAGTTCCGTTTCGGTGCCGCACCGCGCCGTACAGGCTGGCAGTTGCCGGACCCGAATGATCCGGACACCTATGCGTCCAGCTATCCCTGGGTCGAAGAGCCGGAGGCAGTGCATTGGCAAGATTATTATCAGGCGCTGCTCAAGGTGCGACAGCGCCTCATCGCGCCGCGCCTGGCGGGCGCTCGCGCCGAAGCCGCCAACGTGCTGGGGCCATCCGCGGTGGCCGCGCATTGGCGCCTGGGCGACGGCGCGCGGCTGTCCCTGTATGTGAACCTGGGCGACGAAGATGTCGCGCCGGTCCACGCGGCGTTGCCGGGCGAAGCCGCCGTGCTGCTGTTCCAGAGCTGCGCCGGGGCATACGACGCGCTGGCCGGCGGCAGCCTGCCAGCCGAGTGCACGCTGTGCATCATGGAGGAACCCCGATGA